One Bos taurus isolate L1 Dominette 01449 registration number 42190680 breed Hereford chromosome 3, ARS-UCD2.0, whole genome shotgun sequence DNA window includes the following coding sequences:
- the OR10Z1 gene encoding olfactory receptor family 10 subfamily Z member 1, with protein MSFRMEQTNATFWSGFIFLAFSSFGELQLLLFALFLSLYLITLTSNVFIIVVIRLDSCLHTPMYLFLSFLAFSETCYTLGIIPRMLSGLVRGGQGISFVGCAVQMFFSASWACSNCFLLAAMGFDRYVAICAPLHYASRMNLTLCAQLVGTSFLSGYLFGLGMTLVIFHLPFCSSHEIQHFFCDTPPVLSLACGDTALSELGILILSLLVLLVSFSLISVSYTYILATILRISSTKGQKKAFSTCASHLTVVTIHYGCASFMYLRPKASYSLERDQLIAVTYTVVTPLLNPIIYSLRNRAVQTALRNAFQGGLLGKG; from the coding sequence ATGTCATTCAGAATGGAGCAGACCAATGCAACCTTCTGGAGCGGCTTCATCTTCCTAGCCTTCTCTAGCTTTGGGGAACTGCAACTCTTGCTCTTTGCATTGTTCCTCTCCCTGTATCTTATCACCTTGACCAGCAATGTCTTCATTATTGTAGTCATCAGGCTGGACAGCTGtctgcacacccccatgtacctcttcctttccttcttagcTTTCTCTGAGACCTGCTATACTTTGGGCATCATCCCTAGAATGCTTTCTGGCCTTGTCAGAGGTGGGCAGGGCATCTCCTTTGTGGGCTGTGCTGTCCAAATGTTCTTCTCTGCTTCATGGGCCTGTAGCAACTGCTTCCTTCTGGCTGCCATGGGCTTTGACAGATATGTGGCCATCTGTGCCCCACTACACTATGCCAGCCGCATGAATCTTACTCTCTGTGCCCAGCTTGTTGGCACCTCATTTCTGAGTGGGTACCTCTTTGGTCTGGGAATGACACTGGTCATTTTCCACCTCCCATTCTGCAGCTCCCATGAGATCCAGCACTTTTTTTGTGACACACCGCCAGTGCTGAGCCTGGCCTGTGGAGATACAGCCCTGAGTGAGCTGGGAATCCTGATCCTCAGCCTGCTGGTTCTCCTGGTATCCTTCTCCCTCATCTCTGTCTCCTACACCTACATCCTGGCAACGATCCTGAGGATCTCCTCCACCAAGGGGCAGAAGAAGGCCTTCTCGACCTGTGCCTCACACCTCACAGTGGTCACTATTCACTATGGCTGTGCCTCCTTCATGTACTTGAGACCCAAAGCCAGTTACTCTCTTGAGCGGGATCAGCTTATTGCTGTCACCTATACTGTGGTAACTCCTCTCCTCAATCCCATCATTTATAGCCTAAGAAATAGGGCTGTGCAGACAGCCCTGAGAAATGCTTTCCAAGGGGGATTACTAGGTAAAGGATGA